The following proteins are co-located in the Microbacterium immunditiarum genome:
- a CDS encoding N-acetylglucosamine kinase, which translates to MSAPTATGIRLAVDAGQTATKVRVERDGDGVDRLYPGVRTHEPLLPQLAQIAQALHEEVDAPLDVVSLGVSGLTAPDADAAHLLAMLGALGTRQVLLAHDSVTSFLGSLGDRRGAVIAAGTGVVTLGVGATRVTRVDGWGHIMGDAGSAYWIGREALEAAMRAYDGREGPTALTDVVRERWPNIEDAYIDLQSDPDRVRVVASFAEAVTGLAGTDAAAAQISLRAARELSRSVIAALDNVSDPFQPDADEYVSAVGGVFRSDQIRTRFEELTGEARPHVHIEDARGTGLDGAALLPLLANGHPLQSHISVAALDS; encoded by the coding sequence ATGAGCGCCCCCACCGCGACCGGGATTCGGCTTGCCGTCGACGCCGGACAGACCGCAACGAAGGTGCGCGTCGAGCGCGACGGCGACGGTGTGGACCGGCTCTACCCGGGCGTCCGGACGCACGAGCCGCTGCTGCCACAGCTCGCACAGATCGCCCAGGCCCTGCACGAGGAGGTCGACGCGCCACTGGACGTCGTGTCGCTGGGCGTCTCGGGCCTCACCGCTCCCGACGCCGACGCCGCACACCTTCTCGCGATGCTCGGCGCGCTCGGCACCCGACAGGTGCTCCTCGCTCATGACTCCGTCACGTCCTTCCTTGGTTCGCTCGGTGACCGTCGTGGCGCGGTGATCGCCGCCGGCACCGGCGTTGTCACCCTCGGGGTGGGCGCGACCCGGGTCACGCGCGTTGACGGGTGGGGCCATATCATGGGCGACGCCGGAAGCGCATACTGGATCGGACGCGAGGCACTCGAAGCCGCAATGCGCGCCTACGACGGCCGGGAAGGGCCGACTGCGCTCACCGACGTAGTACGCGAGCGCTGGCCGAACATCGAAGACGCCTACATCGACCTGCAGTCCGATCCGGACAGGGTGCGAGTCGTGGCCTCGTTCGCCGAGGCCGTCACAGGTCTGGCTGGAACGGACGCAGCAGCAGCCCAGATCTCGCTTCGCGCCGCCCGTGAGCTGTCGAGGTCTGTGATCGCCGCGCTCGACAACGTTTCCGACCCGTTCCAGCCGGACGCTGATGAATATGTCAGCGCTGTCGGCGGCGTCTTCCGCTCCGACCAGATCAGGACCCGCTTCGAGGAGCTGACTGGCGAGGCGCGACCGCACGTACACATCGAGGACGCACGCGGTACGGGCCTCGACGGCGCCGCCCTTTTGCCGCTTCTGGCGAACGGGCACCCCCTTCAGAGCCACATCTCCGTCGCCGCACTCGACAGCTGA
- a CDS encoding rhamnulokinase: MSRAFAAVDLGATSGRVIVGRVADGLLRTTHLARFGNDPVRTRDGLHWNVLELYRQLLLGLAAAERDAPGEIASVGIDSWAVDYGLMRGGRLLGMPFHYRDARNEAGVAAVHDIVGPADLYQRNGLQHLPFNTLFQLAAEGDLLGMADRMLLIPDLLTYWLTGAEVAERTNASTTGLLDPGTREWDVRLAEELGIPSRILPPLVDPGTTLGALDPAAALSVGRALEVVAVGSHDTASAVVAIPNPGGQFAYISCGTWGLVGLELDRPVLTEDARLANFTNEGGVDGRTRFLHNVMGLWLLSESLRHWEPGATDAQRSSLLSELLEQAGRVRGPVPVFDADDSVFLPPGDIPGRIRAWCRQHEQPVPQGRDEIVRSIVESLAAAFATTVEQAAVLADVEIHVIHIVGGGAQNTLLCQATANRTGLPVVAGPVEATAMGNLLVQARAAGEVAPDLGELRAVVARSAPVARYAPERTG; the protein is encoded by the coding sequence ATGAGCCGGGCATTCGCCGCTGTCGATCTGGGCGCCACGAGCGGCCGGGTCATCGTGGGCCGGGTCGCCGACGGGCTGTTGCGGACCACGCATCTCGCGCGCTTCGGCAATGACCCGGTGCGCACCCGTGACGGACTGCACTGGAACGTGCTGGAACTCTACCGGCAGCTGCTGCTCGGTCTCGCGGCCGCTGAGCGGGATGCGCCCGGTGAGATCGCGAGCGTGGGCATCGACTCATGGGCCGTCGACTACGGCCTGATGCGAGGGGGCCGACTGCTCGGGATGCCGTTCCACTACCGCGACGCTCGGAACGAAGCGGGCGTGGCCGCCGTGCATGACATCGTCGGTCCCGCTGACCTGTATCAGCGGAACGGGCTCCAGCACCTCCCGTTCAACACGCTCTTCCAGCTCGCCGCCGAGGGCGATCTGCTCGGCATGGCCGACCGGATGCTGCTCATCCCCGACCTGCTGACCTACTGGCTCACCGGTGCAGAGGTCGCCGAGCGCACCAACGCCTCCACCACAGGGCTGCTCGACCCGGGGACCCGCGAGTGGGACGTGCGCCTTGCGGAGGAGCTCGGCATCCCCAGTCGCATTCTGCCGCCGCTCGTCGACCCGGGAACGACCCTGGGCGCCCTCGATCCCGCCGCGGCGCTGTCCGTAGGGCGGGCACTCGAGGTAGTCGCCGTCGGCTCGCACGACACGGCCTCGGCTGTGGTCGCGATCCCCAATCCGGGCGGCCAGTTCGCTTACATCTCCTGCGGTACGTGGGGCCTGGTGGGACTCGAGCTCGACCGGCCCGTCCTCACAGAGGACGCACGGCTCGCGAACTTCACGAACGAGGGCGGCGTCGACGGTCGCACGCGATTCCTGCACAACGTGATGGGTCTCTGGCTGCTGTCGGAGTCGTTGCGGCACTGGGAGCCGGGCGCGACCGATGCGCAGCGCTCCAGCCTGCTCAGCGAACTGCTCGAGCAGGCCGGCCGAGTCCGCGGACCTGTGCCCGTCTTCGACGCGGACGACTCGGTCTTCCTGCCGCCGGGCGACATCCCGGGTCGCATCCGCGCCTGGTGCCGTCAGCACGAACAGCCTGTGCCGCAAGGGAGGGACGAAATCGTCCGGAGCATCGTGGAGAGCCTGGCCGCGGCATTCGCCACCACCGTCGAGCAGGCCGCTGTGCTCGCCGACGTCGAGATCCACGTCATCCACATCGTGGGCGGCGGGGCCCAGAACACCTTGCTGTGTCAGGCCACCGCGAACCGGACCGGCCTCCCCGTTGTAGCCGGTCCGGTCGAGGCGACCGCGATGGGGAACCTGCTCGTCCAGGCCCGCGCAGCCGGCGAGGTCGCCCCCGACCTGGGGGAGCTTCGCGCCGTCGTCGCACGCTCTGCGCCGGTCGCCCGCTACGCACCCGAGAGGACTGGCTAA
- the lanKC gene encoding class III lanthionine synthetase LanKC, producing the protein MDATYPRYAVADPLFYDEPSRAREAPHELFEPSDSATWATWSPADDGTWSFWMPPDATLPEQGWKIHVGATLATAGVVLEQVSLYCHRNGLPFKFLRDRRILQVTLSKDGDRHVTGKFITIYPLSPADLHSHLTELDAALAGMASPYVLTDLRWKQGPVFVRYGAFTRQFVNHDGADVLAVRDLDTGVLVPDVRATAFHVPPWVRIPDFLQIELDALGTTPPQGFPRIRGALQFSNAGGVYEAELEGRPVILKEARPHVGWTPDGRDAAERLRDEEALLQSLQGRVPVPAVQATFMAHDHAYLAMERIDAVSLSTAVAAHNPLVSSEHSLDVRRAYREWAFTVAASLRQAVAALHDTGRVHGDLHPGNILVRGDGTVILIDLEMSRPVDDGGSAVIGAPGFVATDGRDALGQDLYALACTELFMFVPLIPLLNLSARKVGELVCEAADRFDLGQRWVDDHVAVLRRRDTSAAVTVTAPATPSRIARTLLADATPERGDRLWPGDPAQFREPSTSLAHGALGVLTALSHARVRLAPQHLAWLEDAASRPGYPTRLGLLDGLAGAVWAYRRMGLHDAADRHLVRLSDANHDRLGFDLYGGQPGVGLTLLAEGGRHAGLRDVALGIAARIRERWRVSEPQSTVATGRGGLLHGATGSALFAMRLYEATGDAEHLRIATEAIDFDLCSLKESADGALHVDEGWRLLPYLGNGSAGMGIVLTQLLTHLPGHSRYLEALDGITRAAIAPFTIQSGLFQGRAGLIQSLLALEQAGLATPATSAALHHHISALQLHAVYVQDEIRFAGNGLLRASCDLATGAAGVLTTLIDYDAHVSGLPHQPVCVPYLTPFDGVEDHSPQPAARPSEGGENLGLPPVPAVARPC; encoded by the coding sequence GTGGACGCAACATACCCGCGTTACGCGGTAGCAGACCCGCTCTTCTACGACGAGCCGAGCCGAGCTCGCGAGGCACCGCATGAGCTGTTCGAACCTTCCGATTCCGCCACGTGGGCGACCTGGTCGCCGGCCGACGACGGAACGTGGTCGTTCTGGATGCCGCCCGACGCGACGCTTCCCGAGCAGGGCTGGAAGATTCACGTCGGCGCCACCCTGGCCACAGCGGGCGTCGTCCTCGAGCAAGTGTCCCTGTACTGCCACCGCAACGGGCTCCCATTCAAGTTCCTCCGCGACCGCCGAATCCTGCAAGTGACGCTGAGCAAAGACGGCGATCGCCATGTCACCGGCAAGTTCATCACCATCTACCCGCTCTCACCCGCCGATCTGCACTCACATCTCACCGAACTGGACGCCGCCCTGGCTGGCATGGCTTCGCCGTATGTGCTGACCGACCTCCGCTGGAAGCAGGGTCCCGTCTTCGTCCGCTACGGCGCCTTCACCCGACAGTTCGTGAATCATGACGGTGCCGACGTGCTCGCGGTACGAGATCTGGACACGGGAGTGCTGGTTCCTGACGTGCGAGCAACCGCGTTCCATGTCCCACCATGGGTGCGCATTCCAGACTTTCTCCAGATCGAATTGGACGCTCTCGGGACCACGCCCCCGCAAGGCTTCCCCCGGATTCGGGGCGCGCTGCAATTCTCCAACGCGGGCGGCGTGTATGAGGCGGAGTTGGAAGGTCGACCAGTGATCTTGAAAGAGGCCCGCCCGCACGTCGGGTGGACACCTGACGGCAGAGACGCCGCCGAGCGACTGCGTGACGAGGAGGCGCTCCTTCAGTCTCTGCAGGGCCGAGTCCCTGTGCCAGCGGTTCAAGCCACGTTCATGGCGCACGATCACGCATACCTTGCGATGGAACGCATCGACGCGGTGTCGTTGAGCACCGCGGTCGCAGCCCACAATCCGCTCGTCAGCTCCGAACACTCGCTCGACGTGCGACGTGCATACCGGGAGTGGGCGTTCACCGTTGCTGCTTCGTTGCGGCAGGCGGTAGCCGCGCTGCACGACACCGGGCGGGTGCACGGCGACCTTCATCCCGGGAACATCCTTGTGCGAGGTGACGGCACCGTCATTCTGATCGATCTAGAGATGTCCCGCCCGGTCGACGACGGTGGGTCTGCGGTGATCGGCGCTCCAGGGTTCGTCGCGACAGATGGACGGGACGCGCTCGGTCAAGACCTGTATGCCCTCGCCTGCACCGAGCTGTTCATGTTCGTGCCGCTGATCCCGCTGTTGAACCTCAGTGCGCGCAAGGTGGGCGAGCTCGTCTGCGAAGCAGCAGATCGGTTCGACCTCGGACAGCGTTGGGTCGACGACCATGTCGCAGTCCTGCGTCGGCGGGACACCTCGGCTGCGGTGACAGTCACCGCCCCAGCCACGCCAAGCAGAATCGCGCGAACGCTACTCGCGGATGCCACACCTGAGCGAGGTGACCGGCTGTGGCCGGGCGACCCGGCACAATTCAGGGAGCCGTCCACCAGCCTCGCGCATGGCGCCCTGGGGGTGCTCACCGCGCTGAGCCACGCGAGGGTCCGCCTTGCACCGCAACACCTTGCATGGCTCGAAGACGCTGCGTCTCGCCCCGGCTACCCCACACGTCTCGGCCTGCTCGACGGCTTGGCAGGCGCGGTCTGGGCGTACCGCCGCATGGGACTCCACGACGCAGCCGACCGCCATCTCGTCCGGCTGTCGGACGCCAACCACGACCGACTAGGCTTCGACCTGTACGGCGGACAGCCCGGGGTGGGTCTGACGCTTCTCGCAGAGGGCGGCAGGCATGCGGGGCTGCGAGATGTCGCACTCGGCATCGCGGCCCGTATCCGTGAGCGCTGGCGAGTCTCGGAGCCGCAGTCAACAGTCGCTACCGGCAGAGGCGGACTCCTGCACGGAGCGACGGGTAGCGCCCTGTTTGCGATGCGGCTGTACGAGGCCACCGGCGACGCCGAGCACCTCCGCATCGCAACCGAGGCAATCGACTTCGACCTTTGCTCACTGAAGGAGTCGGCAGACGGTGCGCTCCATGTCGACGAGGGATGGCGTCTGCTCCCTTACCTCGGCAACGGGTCCGCAGGAATGGGTATCGTCCTCACGCAGCTGCTCACTCATCTGCCGGGCCACAGCCGCTATCTCGAAGCCCTCGATGGCATCACGCGCGCGGCAATCGCGCCCTTCACCATCCAAAGCGGGCTCTTCCAGGGGCGCGCCGGCCTAATCCAATCTCTCCTTGCGCTCGAGCAGGCCGGGTTGGCCACGCCTGCAACTTCTGCCGCTCTGCATCATCACATCTCCGCGTTACAGCTGCACGCAGTGTATGTACAAGACGAGATTCGCTTCGCCGGCAACGGGCTGTTGCGCGCATCCTGCGACCTGGCAACCGGGGCCGCCGGAGTGCTCACCACGTTGATCGACTACGACGCCCACGTGAGTGGACTGCCACACCAACCGGTCTGTGTCCCCTACCTGACACCGTTCGATGGGGTCGAGGATCACTCGCCGCAACCCGCGGCCCGACCCAGTGAGGGAGGTGAGAATCTTGGGCTACCTCCTGTCCCTGCAGTCGCTCGACCGTGCTGA
- a CDS encoding DUF3892 domain-containing protein: MAIEITHVRFGGTIKTEDEIVRYRWKNTGTGTTGESDKPTLVAWVESNPGAAVVGSGTNRVQVGVVDPVRGRKYLRTYADGKWTNNLVNLPTF; this comes from the coding sequence ATGGCAATCGAAATCACCCACGTCCGCTTCGGCGGCACCATCAAGACTGAGGACGAAATCGTCCGCTACCGATGGAAGAACACCGGCACGGGCACCACCGGCGAGAGCGATAAGCCGACGCTGGTCGCTTGGGTAGAAAGCAACCCTGGCGCAGCGGTCGTGGGCAGCGGCACGAACCGAGTCCAGGTCGGCGTCGTTGACCCCGTGCGCGGCCGGAAGTACCTGCGGACCTACGCAGATGGCAAATGGACGAACAACCTCGTCAATTTGCCCACCTTCTGA
- a CDS encoding glycoside hydrolase family 113 produces the protein MIDIGPRSTQTIEIDTDAATAADATAELITAAAPGARGAWFLAEPRDSALRAARTTVTTVAVDGGVDVTVTAESLVRDIALLVDKVDPASQVPNDWNLIGAPSGHAQFRHYEEMFRSCRDRDWVRGLMLWDWPAALYPPEAAAENDDYCPERKPAASYMTTQYATWKGEAR, from the coding sequence GTGATCGACATCGGCCCGCGTTCGACGCAGACCATCGAGATCGACACGGATGCCGCGACCGCCGCCGACGCCACGGCCGAGCTGATCACGGCCGCCGCGCCAGGCGCGCGCGGCGCGTGGTTCCTCGCCGAGCCCCGCGACAGCGCCCTGCGCGCAGCCCGGACCACAGTGACGACCGTGGCAGTCGACGGGGGAGTGGACGTGACCGTGACCGCCGAGTCTCTCGTACGCGATATCGCCCTGCTCGTCGACAAGGTGGACCCCGCCTCTCAGGTCCCCAACGACTGGAATCTCATCGGCGCCCCCTCGGGTCATGCGCAGTTCCGCCACTACGAGGAGATGTTCCGGTCCTGCCGCGACCGCGACTGGGTGCGCGGTCTCATGCTGTGGGACTGGCCCGCAGCGCTCTACCCGCCCGAAGCTGCGGCGGAGAACGACGACTACTGCCCCGAAAGAAAGCCCGCCGCCTCCTACATGACGACCCAGTACGCGACCTGGAAGGGCGAAGCACGATGA